In Streptomyces dangxiongensis, one DNA window encodes the following:
- a CDS encoding helix-turn-helix transcriptional regulator: protein MAIAKAERLMNLALCLLGTRRPLSKRELRASIEAYLEAGSDDSFNRMFERDKDDLRELGLVIETVENIEGEVGYLARRDSNRLPPITLDAEEAAALGLAAKVWQQARLAGAASGALQKLRAAGLPEDVDPYEAHSALEPRIPVHEAAFEPLMLALRDRRPVLFEYRKASAARPEPRHVEPWALECWRGHWYLAGWDRDRGAERVFRLSRITGRVRSRGTGFTAPVPDVVTVRETVAGWAGEIADRSALIRLRSGAGYPLRAKATAVRELGDGWDELEIPYGHGLDAWLVEFGPDVVVLEPAELRADVVDRLRAVAKG from the coding sequence ATGGCCATTGCCAAGGCCGAGCGGCTGATGAACCTCGCGCTGTGCCTGCTCGGCACGCGACGGCCGCTCAGCAAGCGCGAGCTGCGCGCGTCCATCGAGGCCTACCTCGAAGCGGGGAGCGACGACTCCTTCAACCGCATGTTCGAGCGGGACAAGGACGACCTGCGCGAGCTGGGACTCGTCATCGAGACCGTCGAGAACATCGAGGGCGAGGTCGGCTACCTCGCCCGCCGCGACAGCAACCGCCTGCCCCCCATCACCCTGGACGCCGAGGAGGCCGCCGCCCTCGGCCTCGCCGCCAAGGTCTGGCAGCAGGCCCGGCTGGCCGGCGCGGCCAGCGGAGCCCTGCAGAAACTGCGCGCGGCGGGCCTGCCCGAGGACGTCGACCCGTACGAGGCGCACAGCGCCCTGGAACCGCGCATCCCGGTGCACGAGGCCGCCTTCGAGCCGCTGATGCTGGCCCTGCGCGACCGCCGCCCGGTCCTCTTCGAGTACCGCAAGGCCTCCGCCGCCCGTCCCGAGCCCCGGCACGTCGAGCCGTGGGCGCTGGAGTGCTGGCGCGGCCACTGGTACCTGGCCGGCTGGGACCGCGACCGGGGCGCCGAGCGCGTCTTCCGCCTCTCCCGGATCACCGGCAGGGTCCGCTCCCGGGGCACGGGTTTCACCGCTCCCGTGCCGGACGTCGTCACCGTGCGGGAGACCGTCGCGGGCTGGGCCGGCGAGATCGCCGACCGCTCGGCGCTGATCCGGCTGCGCTCCGGCGCCGGGTACCCCCTTCGGGCGAAGGCCACCGCGGTCCGCGAACTCGGCGACGGCTGGGACGAGTTGGAGATTCCGTACGGGCACGGCCTGGACGCCTGGCTGGTGGAGTTCGGACCGGACG
- a CDS encoding ubiquitin-like protein Pup, which yields MATKDTGGGQQKATHSTEQAEEQTQDAQAQDDLKERHEKLSDDVDSVLDEIDDVLEENAEDFVRSFVQKGGQ from the coding sequence ATGGCGACCAAGGACACGGGCGGCGGCCAGCAGAAGGCCACGCACTCGACCGAACAGGCCGAGGAGCAGACGCAGGACGCGCAGGCGCAGGACGACCTCAAGGAGCGGCACGAGAAGCTCTCCGACGACGTGGACTCCGTCCTGGACGAGATCGACGACGTACTCGAGGAAAACGCTGAGGATTTCGTGCGGTCCTTCGTGCAGAAGGGTGGCCAGTAG
- the prcA gene encoding proteasome subunit alpha has protein sequence MSTPFYVSPQQAMADRAEYARKGIARGRSLVVLQYADGIVFVGENPSRALHKFSEIYDRIGFAAAGKYNEYENLRIGGVRYADLRGYTYDRDDVTARGLANVYAQTLGTIFSSAAEKPYEVELVVAEVGETPEGDQIYRLPHDGSIVDEHGSVAVGGNAEQISSFLGQRHRDGMSLAEALKLAVQALSRDTNGSEREIPAERLEVAVLDRTRPQKRKFKRIVGRQLGRLLEAGGATTEAESAEEE, from the coding sequence GTGTCGACGCCGTTCTATGTCTCACCCCAGCAGGCCATGGCCGACCGGGCGGAGTACGCCCGCAAGGGCATCGCCCGCGGCCGCAGCCTGGTCGTGCTCCAGTACGCCGACGGCATCGTGTTCGTCGGCGAGAACCCGTCCCGCGCGCTGCACAAGTTCAGCGAGATCTACGACCGGATCGGCTTCGCGGCGGCCGGCAAGTACAACGAGTACGAGAACCTGCGCATCGGCGGCGTGCGCTACGCCGACCTGCGCGGGTACACCTACGACCGTGACGACGTCACGGCCCGCGGCCTGGCCAACGTCTACGCCCAGACGCTGGGCACGATCTTCTCCTCGGCGGCCGAGAAGCCGTACGAGGTGGAGCTGGTGGTGGCCGAGGTGGGGGAGACCCCCGAGGGCGACCAGATCTACCGGCTGCCGCACGACGGTTCCATCGTGGACGAGCACGGCTCGGTCGCGGTGGGCGGCAACGCCGAGCAGATCAGCAGCTTCCTGGGCCAGCGCCACCGCGACGGCATGAGCCTCGCGGAGGCCCTGAAGCTGGCCGTGCAGGCCCTGTCCCGGGACACCAACGGCAGCGAGCGGGAGATCCCCGCCGAGCGGCTGGAGGTCGCCGTGCTGGACCGCACGCGTCCGCAGAAGCGCAAGTTCAAGCGCATCGTCGGCCGTCAGCTCGGCCGCCTGCTCGAGGCGGGCGGCGCGACCACGGAGGCGGAGAGCGCCGAGGAGGAGTGA
- the arc gene encoding proteasome ATPase, with protein MAAHDDDMNRGIRPGRGSDDPAGQIAYLEQEIAVLRRKLADSPRHTRILEERIVELQTNLAGVSAQNERLANTLREARDQIVALKEEVDRLAQPPAGFGVFLQANEDGTADIFTGGRKLRVNVSPSVELDDLRRGQEVMLNEALNVVDAMEYERVGDIVTLKEILEDGERALVLGHTDEERVVRLAEPLLDVTIRAGDALLLEPRSGYVYEVVPKSEVEELVLEEVPDIGYEQIGGLGNQIEAIRDAVELPYLYPDLFKEHELRPPKGVLLYGPPGCGKTLIAKAVANSLAKKVAEVTGQAAGKSFFLNIKGPELLNKYVGETERQIRLVFQRAREKASEGTPVIVFFDEMESLFRTRGSGVSSDVENTIVPQLLAEIDGVEGLQNVVVIGASNREDMIDPAILRPGRLDVKIKIERPDAEAAKDIFGKYLTERLPLHTDDVDEHGGDKTTTVQSMIQTAVEHMYAESEENRFLEVTYANGDKEVLYFKDFNSGAMIENIVGRAKKMAIKDFLEKSQKGLRVSHLLQACVDEFKENEDLPNTTNPDDWARISGKKGERIVYIRTLITGKQGADTGRSIDTVANTGQYL; from the coding sequence GTGGCAGCCCACGACGACGACATGAACCGCGGCATCCGCCCGGGACGCGGGTCCGACGACCCGGCCGGGCAGATCGCCTACCTTGAGCAGGAGATCGCCGTCCTGCGACGCAAGCTCGCCGACTCTCCGCGGCACACGAGGATTCTCGAAGAGCGGATCGTCGAGCTACAGACGAACCTGGCCGGCGTGTCCGCCCAGAACGAACGACTGGCCAACACCCTCCGCGAGGCCCGCGACCAGATCGTGGCCCTCAAGGAGGAGGTCGACCGGCTCGCCCAGCCGCCCGCCGGCTTCGGTGTCTTCCTCCAGGCGAACGAGGACGGCACCGCGGACATCTTCACCGGTGGCCGCAAGCTCCGGGTGAACGTCAGCCCGAGCGTCGAACTCGACGACCTCCGGCGCGGCCAGGAGGTCATGCTCAACGAGGCGCTCAACGTGGTCGACGCCATGGAGTACGAGCGCGTCGGCGACATCGTCACCCTCAAGGAGATCCTGGAGGACGGCGAGCGCGCCCTCGTCCTGGGGCACACCGATGAGGAACGGGTGGTGCGGCTCGCCGAGCCGCTGCTGGACGTCACCATCCGCGCCGGCGACGCCCTCCTGCTCGAACCCCGCTCCGGCTACGTCTACGAGGTCGTGCCCAAGAGCGAGGTCGAGGAGCTGGTCCTCGAAGAGGTCCCCGACATCGGCTACGAGCAGATCGGCGGCCTCGGCAACCAGATCGAGGCCATCCGCGACGCGGTCGAGCTGCCGTACCTCTACCCGGACCTGTTCAAGGAGCACGAGCTGCGCCCGCCCAAGGGCGTCCTGCTCTACGGCCCGCCCGGCTGCGGCAAGACGCTCATCGCCAAGGCCGTCGCGAACTCGCTGGCCAAGAAGGTCGCCGAGGTCACCGGCCAGGCCGCCGGCAAGAGCTTCTTCCTGAACATCAAGGGCCCCGAGCTGCTCAACAAGTACGTCGGCGAGACGGAGCGGCAGATCCGCCTCGTCTTCCAGCGTGCTCGTGAGAAGGCCAGCGAGGGCACCCCCGTGATCGTCTTCTTCGACGAGATGGAGTCCCTCTTCCGCACCCGTGGCTCCGGTGTCAGCTCGGACGTGGAGAACACCATCGTCCCGCAGCTGCTCGCCGAGATCGACGGCGTGGAAGGCCTCCAGAACGTGGTCGTGATCGGCGCCTCCAACCGTGAGGACATGATCGACCCGGCCATCCTGCGCCCCGGCCGGCTCGACGTGAAGATCAAGATCGAGCGTCCGGACGCCGAGGCGGCCAAGGACATCTTCGGCAAGTACCTCACCGAGCGTCTGCCGCTGCACACGGACGACGTCGACGAGCACGGCGGCGACAAGACCACCACCGTCCAGAGCATGATCCAGACGGCGGTCGAGCACATGTACGCCGAGTCGGAGGAGAACCGCTTCCTGGAGGTCACCTACGCCAACGGTGACAAGGAGGTCCTCTACTTCAAGGACTTCAACTCCGGCGCCATGATCGAGAACATCGTGGGCCGGGCCAAGAAGATGGCGATCAAGGACTTCTTGGAGAAGAGCCAGAAGGGCCTGCGCGTCTCCCACCTGCTCCAGGCCTGCGTGGACGAGTTCAAGGAGAACGAGGACCTGCCCAACACCACGAACCCGGACGACTGGGCCCGGATCTCCGGAAAGAAGGGCGAGCGGATCGTGTACATCCGTACGCTCATCACCGGGAAGCAGGGCGCGGACACCGGACGCTCGATCGACACGGTGGCGAACACCGGTCAGTACCTGTAG
- the pafA gene encoding Pup--protein ligase, with product MDRRIFGLENEYGVTCTFRGQRRLSPDEVARYLFRRVVSWGRSSNVFLRNGARLYLDVGSHPEYATPECDNVTELVTHDKAGERILEGLLVDAERRLHEEGIAGDVYLFKNNTDSAGNSYGCHENYLVARHGEFSRLADILIPFLVTRQLLCGAGKVLQTPRGAVYCVSQRAEHIWEGVSSATTRSRPIINTRDEPHADAERYRRLHVIVGDSNMSETTMLLKVGATDLVLRMIEAGTVMRDLTLENPIRAIREVSHDITGRRKVRLASGREASALEVQREYFDKAVDFCERRGIRTGTVAEVLDLWGRTLDAIEAEDLDRIATEIDWVMKYKLIERYRAKHNMTMSHPRVAQIDLAYHDIHRRRGLYYLLEKKGQAARICNDLKIFEGKSVPPQTTRARLRGDFIRRAQEQSRDFTVDWVHLKLNDQAQRTVLCKDPFRSVDDRVEKLIAGM from the coding sequence ATGGACCGCCGCATTTTCGGGCTGGAGAACGAGTACGGCGTCACGTGCACGTTCAGGGGACAGCGCCGCCTGTCTCCTGACGAGGTGGCGCGGTACCTCTTCCGCCGTGTCGTGTCATGGGGCCGCAGCAGCAATGTGTTTCTGCGCAACGGCGCCCGGCTCTATCTCGACGTGGGCTCACATCCGGAATACGCGACCCCCGAGTGTGACAACGTGACCGAACTGGTCACCCACGACAAAGCCGGCGAGCGCATTCTCGAAGGACTCCTGGTGGACGCGGAACGACGCCTGCACGAGGAGGGCATCGCGGGCGACGTCTACCTCTTCAAGAACAACACCGACTCGGCGGGCAACTCCTACGGCTGCCACGAGAACTACCTGGTGGCCCGGCACGGGGAATTCTCCCGGCTCGCGGACATCCTCATCCCCTTCCTGGTCACCCGGCAGTTGCTGTGCGGCGCGGGCAAGGTGCTCCAGACCCCGCGCGGCGCCGTCTACTGCGTCAGCCAGCGCGCGGAGCACATCTGGGAGGGCGTCTCCTCGGCGACGACCCGCTCCCGGCCCATCATCAACACCCGCGACGAACCGCACGCGGACGCCGAGCGCTACCGCCGGCTGCACGTCATCGTCGGCGACTCGAACATGTCCGAGACGACCATGCTGCTCAAGGTCGGCGCCACCGACCTGGTGCTGCGCATGATCGAGGCGGGCACCGTGATGCGCGATCTCACCCTGGAGAACCCGATCCGGGCGATCCGCGAGGTCAGCCACGACATCACCGGCCGGCGCAAGGTGCGCCTGGCCAGCGGCCGGGAGGCCTCCGCACTGGAGGTGCAGCGCGAGTACTTCGACAAGGCCGTGGACTTCTGCGAGCGCCGGGGCATCCGCACCGGCACGGTCGCCGAGGTCCTGGACCTGTGGGGCCGCACGCTGGACGCGATCGAGGCCGAGGACCTCGACCGGATCGCCACCGAGATCGACTGGGTCATGAAGTACAAGCTCATCGAGCGGTACCGGGCCAAGCACAACATGACCATGTCGCACCCGAGGGTCGCGCAGATAGACCTCGCCTACCACGACATCCACCGCCGTCGTGGCCTGTACTACCTGCTGGAGAAGAAGGGCCAGGCCGCCCGGATCTGCAACGACCTGAAGATCTTCGAGGGCAAGTCCGTTCCCCCGCAGACCACTCGGGCCCGGCTGCGCGGCGACTTCATCCGGCGGGCGCAGGAACAGAGCAGGGACTTCACCGTCGACTGGGTCCACCTGAAGCTCAACGACCAGGCGCAGCGCACCGTGTTGTGCAAGGACCCGTTCCGTTCGGTGGACGACCGGGTGGAGAAGCTGATCGCCGGAATGTAG
- the dop gene encoding depupylase/deamidase Dop: MTVRRVMGIETEYGISVPGHPNANAMLTSSQIVNAYAAAMHRARRARWDFEEENPLRDARGFDLARETADSSQLTDEDIGLANVILTNGARLYVDHAHPEYSAPEVTNPRDAVLWDKAGERIMAEAAERAAQLPGAQQIHLYKNNTDNKGASYGTHENYLMKRETPFSDIVRHLTPFFVSRQVFAGAGRVGIGQDGHEHGFQLSQRADYFEVEVGLETTLKRPIINTRDEPHADAEKYRRLHVIIGDANLSEISTYLKLGTTALVLSMIEDGFIAVDLAVDQPVRTLHQVSHDPSLKRLVTLRSGRTLTAVQLQMEYFELARKYVEERFGADADDQTKDVLGRWEDTLTRLERDPMSLAGELDWVAKREVMEGYRRRDDLDWDAARLHLVDLQYADVRAEKGVYNRLVARGRMKRLLDEGEVERARTKPPEDTRAYFRGRCLEQYADDVAAASWDSVIFDLPGRDSLQRVPTLEPLRGTRNHVKELLDRCRTAEDLVRVLSGG; this comes from the coding sequence ATGACCGTACGGCGAGTAATGGGAATCGAGACGGAGTACGGGATCTCCGTCCCCGGCCACCCGAACGCCAATGCCATGCTCACCTCGTCCCAGATCGTCAACGCCTACGCGGCCGCGATGCACCGGGCCCGCCGGGCCCGCTGGGACTTCGAGGAGGAGAACCCGCTGCGGGACGCGCGAGGCTTCGACCTCGCCCGGGAGACCGCCGACTCCAGCCAGCTCACCGACGAGGACATCGGCCTCGCCAACGTGATCCTCACCAACGGCGCGCGCCTCTACGTCGACCACGCCCACCCCGAGTACAGCGCCCCCGAGGTCACCAACCCCCGTGACGCCGTCCTCTGGGACAAGGCGGGTGAGCGGATCATGGCCGAGGCCGCCGAGCGGGCCGCGCAGCTACCGGGAGCCCAGCAGATCCACCTCTACAAGAACAACACCGACAACAAGGGCGCCTCCTACGGCACGCACGAGAACTACCTGATGAAGCGGGAGACCCCCTTCTCGGACATCGTGCGCCACCTCACGCCCTTCTTCGTCTCCCGCCAGGTCTTCGCCGGAGCGGGCCGCGTCGGCATCGGCCAGGACGGCCACGAGCACGGCTTCCAGCTCAGCCAGCGCGCGGACTACTTCGAGGTCGAGGTCGGCCTGGAGACCACGCTCAAGCGCCCGATCATCAACACCCGCGACGAGCCGCACGCGGACGCGGAGAAGTACCGCCGGCTGCACGTGATCATCGGTGACGCCAACCTCTCGGAGATCTCCACCTACCTCAAGCTCGGCACGACCGCCCTGGTCCTGTCCATGATCGAGGACGGCTTCATCGCCGTGGACCTGGCCGTCGACCAGCCCGTGCGCACCCTGCACCAGGTCTCGCACGACCCGTCCCTGAAGCGCCTGGTCACCCTGCGCAGCGGACGCACGCTCACCGCGGTCCAGCTACAGATGGAGTACTTCGAACTGGCCCGCAAGTACGTCGAGGAACGCTTCGGCGCCGACGCCGACGACCAGACCAAGGACGTCCTCGGCCGCTGGGAGGACACCCTGACCCGGCTGGAGCGCGACCCGATGAGCCTGGCCGGCGAGCTGGACTGGGTGGCCAAGCGGGAGGTGATGGAGGGTTACCGCCGCCGGGACGACCTTGACTGGGACGCCGCGCGGCTGCACCTGGTCGACCTCCAGTACGCCGACGTCCGCGCCGAGAAGGGCGTCTACAACCGCCTGGTGGCCCGTGGGCGCATGAAACGGCTGCTGGACGAGGGCGAGGTCGAGCGGGCCCGTACGAAGCCGCCGGAGGACACGCGCGCGTACTTCCGCGGCCGTTGCCTGGAGCAGTACGCGGACGACGTGGCCGCGGCGAGCTGGGACTCGGTCATCTTCGATCTCCCCGGCCGTGACTCTCTCCAGCGCGTTCCAACCCTGGAACCGCTACGCGGAACGCGAAATCACGTCAAGGAGCTTCTGGACCGCTGTCGCACCGCGGAAGACCTGGTCAGGGTCCTGTCCGGCGGGTGA
- a CDS encoding endonuclease domain-containing protein gives MVRGRRSGEWPANGRRSTARGRRSPGRGQSSSPGTASAGQVDHRHRPGKVRGIPCFNRNSAIGRWGEDAPGCPPDCRYVEGNSWKPILVAPGVYQLPS, from the coding sequence ATGGTCCGGGGGCGTCGGAGTGGTGAGTGGCCGGCGAACGGACGACGAAGCACTGCTCGCGGCCGGAGAAGTCCGGGCCGCGGGCAGTCCTCGTCCCCGGGAACGGCTTCGGCCGGGCAGGTGGATCACCGTCACCGGCCGGGTAAGGTCCGTGGCATACCGTGCTTCAACCGCAATTCGGCCATCGGCAGGTGGGGGGAAGACGCCCCGGGCTGCCCGCCGGACTGCCGCTATGTGGAAGGAAACTCGTGGAAGCCAATACTCGTGGCACCGGGCGTCTACCAGCTGCCTTCCTGA
- a CDS encoding MFS transporter — translation MATGYLEILRARHACRLLTGTLVGRLPNATAAIALVLFVRAEGGSYSLAGALAAVYGVANAVGQPVLGRLVDLYGQPRVQLPAAVLAALSMTAFAFLGTGSLPLAHATVAAAGLFTPPLEGGLRALWPSVLRREDQVHTAYAMDAIAQEIMFTAGPLLVTLCVSLWDERAALLVLNLLGVLGALSVVLSPPSRAWRSAPREAHWLGALRSPGLLALLAAFLFVGIALGSITVASVSYADGHGGDAVYGWLMAGLGLGALAGGSVYGARRWAGAPERRLTVLVALLAVCYLPLTLTPGTAAMVLLSVVSGVFLAPCIACAFIIVDRHAPAGTVTEAFSWLVTTFTVGASVGTGLAGPVVQAGGTVWGFGLPGAAGAVSLLVLLATGRVLAAPARGAIVAASPENDPNRAVEPRFSSGDRA, via the coding sequence ATGGCCACGGGATACCTGGAGATCCTCAGAGCGCGGCACGCGTGCCGGCTGCTCACCGGCACCCTGGTGGGCCGCCTGCCCAACGCCACCGCCGCCATCGCCCTGGTGCTCTTCGTCCGCGCCGAGGGCGGCTCCTACAGCCTCGCCGGTGCCCTCGCCGCGGTGTACGGCGTCGCCAACGCCGTGGGCCAGCCGGTCCTGGGCCGGCTCGTGGACCTGTACGGCCAGCCGCGCGTCCAGCTTCCCGCGGCGGTCCTCGCGGCCCTGTCGATGACCGCCTTCGCCTTCCTGGGCACCGGCTCGCTCCCCCTCGCCCACGCGACCGTGGCCGCGGCCGGCCTGTTCACCCCGCCCCTGGAGGGCGGACTGCGCGCCCTGTGGCCGTCCGTGCTGCGCCGCGAGGACCAGGTGCACACCGCGTACGCCATGGACGCGATCGCGCAGGAGATCATGTTCACCGCCGGCCCGCTGCTGGTGACCCTGTGCGTGTCCCTGTGGGACGAGCGCGCCGCCCTGCTCGTGCTGAACCTCCTCGGCGTGCTGGGCGCGCTCTCCGTGGTCCTCTCGCCGCCCTCGCGCGCGTGGCGCTCCGCCCCGCGCGAGGCGCACTGGCTGGGCGCCCTGCGCTCACCCGGCCTGCTCGCGCTGCTCGCGGCCTTCCTGTTCGTCGGCATCGCCCTGGGCTCCATCACGGTCGCCTCGGTGTCGTACGCCGACGGGCACGGCGGTGACGCGGTCTACGGCTGGCTCATGGCCGGGCTCGGCCTCGGCGCGCTCGCCGGCGGCAGCGTCTACGGCGCCCGCCGGTGGGCCGGCGCGCCCGAACGGCGACTGACGGTGCTGGTGGCCCTGCTGGCGGTCTGTTACCTGCCGCTGACGCTGACGCCGGGCACGGCCGCCATGGTGCTGCTCAGCGTGGTCTCCGGAGTATTCCTGGCGCCGTGCATCGCCTGCGCGTTCATCATCGTCGACCGGCACGCGCCGGCCGGGACCGTCACCGAGGCGTTCTCCTGGCTGGTGACCACGTTCACCGTGGGCGCGTCGGTCGGAACGGGTCTGGCGGGCCCGGTCGTCCAGGCCGGCGGCACCGTGTGGGGTTTCGGCCTCCCGGGCGCGGCCGGGGCCGTGTCCCTGCTGGTCCTGCTCGCCACCGGACGGGTCCTGGCGGCTCCCGCGCGGGGCGCGATCGTTGCGGCTTCACCGGAAAACGATCCAAATCGTGCTGTCGAACCCCGTTTCAGCTCGGGGGATCGGGCGTAA
- a CDS encoding FKBP-type peptidyl-prolyl cis-trans isomerase, giving the protein MSIDKPEIDFPEGAPPADLEIKDIWEGDGPVAQAGQNVTVHYVGVAFSTGEEFDASWNRGTPFRFPLGQGRVIKGWDQGVQGMKVGGRRQLTIPAHLAYGDQSPTPAIKPGETLIFVVDLLGV; this is encoded by the coding sequence GTGAGCATCGACAAGCCCGAGATCGACTTCCCGGAGGGCGCGCCCCCGGCCGACCTCGAGATCAAGGACATCTGGGAGGGCGACGGCCCGGTCGCCCAGGCGGGCCAGAACGTCACCGTCCACTACGTGGGCGTCGCCTTCAGCACCGGCGAGGAGTTCGACGCAAGCTGGAACCGCGGTACTCCGTTCCGCTTCCCGCTGGGCCAGGGCCGGGTCATCAAGGGCTGGGACCAGGGCGTGCAGGGCATGAAGGTCGGTGGCCGCCGCCAGTTGACCATCCCCGCCCACCTCGCCTACGGCGACCAGAGCCCGACCCCGGCGATCAAGCCCGGCGAGACGCTCATCTTCGTGGTCGACCTGCTCGGCGTCTGA
- a CDS encoding FKBP-type peptidyl-prolyl cis-trans isomerase: protein MRRRSLLLAAVPAGLVTLAACGDDSSDSGKTSASPSPSASAAPPPKIVDGPLPAVTSGTKFGEKPVIAKGPGDPSKNLAVKTLIPGSGRTVAENDFVQASYLGQIWDTAKVFDNSYDRNRALVMQLAQGSIIDGWRYALAGKRTGSRVQIAVPPALGYGKSGQPDAGIKGTDTLVFVIDLIDSFNSKSSAKGKPVAQNDSALPKVATNTDGQVPKVTVPKSDPPKKLVSEYVLEGDGPELKADQTVLCQFQGLVWEGGKTFQRTYGSGRLSQFALEQMQQAVKGLAQGLTGKKVGSRVLIVVPPELGYGDNPPSGGVIRKGSTLVFTVDILAAM from the coding sequence GTGCGCCGACGCTCACTCCTCCTCGCCGCTGTCCCCGCAGGACTGGTCACGCTCGCCGCCTGCGGTGACGACTCGTCCGACTCCGGCAAGACCAGTGCCTCGCCGTCGCCGTCGGCGTCCGCCGCGCCCCCGCCCAAGATCGTGGACGGACCGCTGCCGGCGGTCACGTCGGGCACGAAGTTCGGTGAGAAGCCGGTCATCGCCAAGGGGCCGGGCGACCCGTCGAAGAACCTCGCGGTCAAGACGCTGATCCCGGGCAGTGGCCGCACGGTCGCGGAGAACGACTTCGTCCAGGCGAGCTACCTCGGCCAGATCTGGGACACCGCCAAGGTCTTCGACAACTCCTACGACCGCAATCGCGCGCTGGTCATGCAGCTCGCCCAGGGCAGCATCATCGACGGCTGGCGGTACGCCCTGGCCGGCAAGAGGACCGGCAGCCGGGTCCAGATCGCCGTGCCGCCCGCCCTGGGTTACGGCAAGTCGGGCCAGCCGGACGCCGGCATCAAGGGCACCGACACCCTGGTCTTCGTCATCGACCTCATCGACTCCTTCAACTCCAAGAGCTCCGCCAAGGGCAAGCCGGTCGCGCAGAACGACTCGGCACTGCCGAAGGTGGCCACCAACACCGACGGCCAGGTGCCCAAGGTCACCGTCCCCAAGTCGGACCCGCCGAAGAAGCTCGTCTCGGAGTACGTCCTGGAGGGCGACGGCCCCGAACTGAAGGCCGACCAGACGGTCCTGTGCCAGTTCCAGGGCCTGGTCTGGGAGGGCGGCAAGACCTTCCAGCGGACGTACGGCTCCGGCCGGCTCAGCCAGTTCGCCCTGGAGCAGATGCAGCAGGCGGTCAAGGGCCTGGCGCAGGGACTGACCGGCAAGAAGGTGGGCAGCCGGGTCCTGATCGTCGTCCCGCCGGAGCTGGGCTACGGCGACAACCCGCCGAGCGGCGGGGTCATCAGGAAGGGCTCCACCCTGGTGTTCACGGTGGACATCCTCGCGGCGATGTAG
- a CDS encoding LacI family DNA-binding transcriptional regulator — MAHSSTRPTSRDVARAAGVSQAAVSLVLGDKWRGRVSEATAERVREAARELGYRPNLAARNLRLGHTRTVLLVVPALTTEFFAGVYTGAARVAAEHGFGVVLYPSPEGIGPARDPFASAQAALDGVIASSMAADALTAIRGDQLPLVMLDSDPSGSLGAATVNLDITDGVRQVAEHLLGLGHRRVLHLAADVPSWTFEIRGRELAARLAAVPGTHVRTARAPISIEGARAATEAALTAPGPRPTAVVCDDDKLAAGAYKALRRLGLRVPDDVSVTGLDDLALATALDPELTTVRLDAELFGERGMRALLAVLEGRAPESGDIPVELVVRASTAPPREV, encoded by the coding sequence GTGGCACACAGCAGCACCCGCCCGACCAGCCGTGACGTCGCCCGCGCGGCCGGGGTCTCCCAGGCGGCCGTCTCCCTCGTGCTGGGCGACAAGTGGCGCGGCCGGGTGTCCGAGGCCACCGCCGAACGGGTCCGGGAGGCCGCGCGCGAGCTGGGCTACCGGCCCAACCTCGCCGCCCGCAACCTCCGCCTCGGCCACACCCGTACCGTCCTGCTCGTGGTGCCCGCCCTGACAACGGAGTTCTTCGCCGGGGTCTACACGGGCGCCGCGCGCGTGGCGGCCGAGCACGGCTTCGGCGTCGTGCTCTACCCCTCGCCCGAGGGCATCGGCCCGGCCCGCGACCCCTTCGCCTCCGCGCAGGCCGCCCTGGACGGCGTCATCGCCTCCTCGATGGCCGCCGACGCCCTCACCGCGATCCGCGGCGACCAACTGCCCCTGGTCATGCTGGACAGCGATCCCTCGGGCAGCCTGGGCGCCGCGACCGTCAACCTGGACATCACCGACGGCGTCCGCCAGGTCGCCGAGCACCTGCTGGGCCTCGGTCACCGCCGGGTGCTGCACCTGGCCGCGGACGTGCCGTCCTGGACGTTCGAGATCCGGGGGCGCGAGCTGGCGGCGCGCCTGGCCGCGGTCCCGGGCACACACGTGCGTACGGCCCGGGCCCCGATCTCCATCGAGGGCGCGCGGGCCGCCACCGAGGCCGCGCTCACCGCGCCGGGCCCCCGGCCCACGGCCGTGGTCTGCGACGACGACAAGCTCGCCGCGGGCGCGTACAAGGCGCTGCGCCGCCTCGGCCTGCGCGTCCCGGACGACGTCTCGGTCACCGGCCTGGACGACCTGGCACTGGCCACCGCGCTCGACCCCGAGCTGACGACCGTACGACTGGACGCCGAGCTGTTCGGCGAGCGCGGGATGCGGGCCCTGCTGGCGGTACTGGAGGGCCGTGCGCCGGAGAGCGGGGACATCCCCGTCGAACTGGTCGTCCGAGCCTCCACGGCACCGCCTCGGGAGGTCTAG